TTCATGTTCAGCCGTTAATAAATGAGCACCTTCTGCAGAAGCTGAAAGATTTAATTCTGCTGACTGACGTAAAATTGATGAAATTCGAGCGTGTGCGTATTGTGCATAGTAAACAGGGTTTTCATTGGATTCAGAAACAGCTAAGTCTAAATCAAAGTCCATTTGTGTATCCCCTGAACGCATCACGAAGAAATAACGCACTGCATCTAGTCCAACTTCTTCTACTAATTCACGTAATGTGACTGCTTTTCCTGTACGTTTACTCATCATCATTCGTTCGCCGTCTTTGTATAAATGAACCATTTGTGCAACGATCACTTCAAGCGTATCTTTTTCATACCCTAACGCTTCAATTGCGGCCTTCATACGCGGAATATAACCGTGGTGGTCAGCACCCCAAATGTTGATAAGCTTGTCGAATCCACGTTGAATTTTATCTTCGTGATACGCGATATCCGGTGTGATGTACGTGAATGAACCGTCTTGTTTAATTAACACACGGTCTTTGTCATCGCCGAATGTTGTAGAACGGAACCATGTTGCGCCGTCTTCTTCAAAGATATGTCCGTTTTCACGAAGTTTTTCAAGTGCATTTTCAATTTTTCCGCTACCATACAACGTTGATTCTGAAAACCAGTTATCAAAAACGACACGGAAGTTTTTAAGGTCTGTTTTTAGTTTCTCAAGTTCAAATTCGAGGCCGTACGAACGGAAGAAGTCGTAACGCTCTTCGTCTGATACGTGTTTATATTTATCGCCATAATCTTCAGCAAGTTTTTTACCAATATCAATGATATCTTGTCCGTGATAGCCATCTTCTGGCATTTCACGTTCCTCACCTAGTGCTTGGAAATAACGGGCTTCTACAGAACGAGCTAGGTTGTCAATTTGATTCCCTGCATCGTTAATGTAATATTCACGTTCTACATCATAACCTGCAAAATCAAGCACGTTGCAAAGTGAATCCCCTACGGAAGCACCGCGCGCATGGCCAAGATGTAAGTCTCCAGTTGGGTTTGCGGATACAAATTCCACTTGAATTTTCTCATCTTGCCCCGCATTCGAACGTCCGTAATTCTCTCCCGCATCTAGTACAGTGTGGACAACTTCTTGTAAATAATCTTTTTTCAATGTGATATTAATAAACCCAGGTCCCGCTACCTCAATCTTTTCAATTGAAGCACTTTCTTTAT
This window of the Sporosarcina ureilytica genome carries:
- the argS gene encoding arginine--tRNA ligase yields the protein MNIVEQIQQKVITALEQAVVAAKLTEEALPEVKLETPRHKENGDYATNIAMQLTKLAKKPPRAIADAIVENIDKESASIEKIEVAGPGFINITLKKDYLQEVVHTVLDAGENYGRSNAGQDEKIQVEFVSANPTGDLHLGHARGASVGDSLCNVLDFAGYDVEREYYINDAGNQIDNLARSVEARYFQALGEEREMPEDGYHGQDIIDIGKKLAEDYGDKYKHVSDEERYDFFRSYGLEFELEKLKTDLKNFRVVFDNWFSESTLYGSGKIENALEKLRENGHIFEEDGATWFRSTTFGDDKDRVLIKQDGSFTYITPDIAYHEDKIQRGFDKLINIWGADHHGYIPRMKAAIEALGYEKDTLEVIVAQMVHLYKDGERMMMSKRTGKAVTLRELVEEVGLDAVRYFFVMRSGDTQMDFDLDLAVSESNENPVYYAQYAHARISSILRQSAELNLSASAEGAHLLTAEHEIDLLKKIGDFPQVVADAARTRAPHRIANYIQELAATFHSFYNAEKVLDVDNRERSEARLALITATRTTIANALKLIGVSAPEKM